The Leguminivora glycinivorella isolate SPB_JAAS2020 chromosome 1, LegGlyc_1.1, whole genome shotgun sequence genome includes a region encoding these proteins:
- the LOC125230139 gene encoding rho GTPase-activating protein 7 isoform X3: protein MYEDLQFPIDVSGVQNDHPFLDADSLQSLFRRLTALNRCATMKLEHHHHQKRSNDSDDDQCALSDKWQYERKSRRWSRVVEITPQAQRRLQVIAARAIAEREAREARGEEEDDEDDTLPTIRVGLVDADGHYTDVEPDLLTVPGQPMIQLPSDKEDEEDNGTRFRRTGSERLRDGAKALLRRVESLKTRRRKRQNRTEVIVSSPHFLDTQTDRYPDLNYIDMTPTTPTAFPFPDFASSPLHAPAIRTQPPSPMTIMPPSPIAPLEQSFVLNPPFGDDSSSYASDGSMGSSNKSSKSKLGKAKRIFHRGIKNDDSSALSDSECQPASWRHNYYRDHNTHHNTEVYVEPPSPIELKPDPAVLKEVQKSPGHTTHRRQAIRTSSLNLGKDGQKFRDRSLKRDKSASRSSELEGSPNSAGSRSHDGDQDDDDDSVDSKSKKNNIQRWYSFRTTTLNGGPKAHNTLQPVTNQKDPEAYLSRPMSSLSCGQLHILRKLALLRLTACMERYCPSHKSGWNWELPKLIRKIKTPDYKDKTVFGVPLTVSLQRTGHSLPKPIQCALNWLKNNALDQMGIFRKAGVKSRIAKLRTIVESAGAVNAAFAIENMNTVDPHQSSLNFDSAQAHDVADMVKQYFRELPDALLTNKLSETFIAIFQHVPEPLRPDAVQCALLLLPEEHLEALQSLLIFLAEVAEHSAVNQMTASNLAVCLAPTLLRLHHAPPQTGSTKEGNSNRMVIESVADQRQISESRAAHACLLLLIQKHQQLFLAPADMLARCKFNYFEESVPVALEELGADFNQDWKGFQQACIKALLKEAKEKTRGWMSVSGAAPHVELCCKKVGDGHPLRLWRATTDVEAPPQEVMQRILRERHIWDDSLVKWRVAEKLGTNAEVFQFITASSINLPPRDYCVLRSWQQGGGGGGGGGGWCAVAETSVAHGSPPADGSRGVVLASRYLAQPAGKGRSRLVHLARVDTMGRTPEWYNKCYGHICALYLARIRASFKHNTEDQSRMYDPSIPLKPAK from the exons AACGACTCTGACGATGACCAGTGCGCGCTCAGCGACAAATGGCAGTACGAGAGGAAGTCGCGGCGGTGGTCGCGAGTCGTCGAGATCACGCCGCAGGCGCAGAGGCGGTTACAG GTGATAGCCGCAAGAGCGATAGCAGAGAGAGAGGCCAGAGAAGCGAGAGGGGaagaggaggatgatgaggacGACACTCTGCCCACCATCAGGGTTGGACTGGTCGACGCTGATGGCCACTACACAGATGTTGAACCTGACTT aCTAACAGTACCAGGCCAACCAATGATACAGTTACCAAGTGACAAAGAAGATGAAGAAGATAACGGCACTAGATTTAGAAGAACGGGCTCAGAACGACTCCGGGACGGCGCAAAAGCCTTGCTCAGACGAGTAGAATCTCTCAAGACTAGGAGAAGAAAACGGCAAAACAGAACCGAAGTCATCGTCTCCTCTCCTCACTTCTTAGATACACAAACAGATCGATATCCAGATTTAAATTATATCGACATGACTCCCACAACTCCTACAGCGTTTCCTTTTCCAGATTTTGCTAGTTCTCCTTTACATGCACCAGCTATTCGAACTCAACCTCCTTCACCTATGACCATTATGCCACCATCTCCCATCGCTCCTCTGGAGCAGTCTTTTGTTTTAAATCCTCCTTTTGGCGATGATAGCTCTAGTTATGCGTCAGATGGAAGTATGGGGTCAAGTAATAAGAGTTCTAAGTCAAAATTGGGAAAGGCGAAGCGGATATTTCACAGAGGGATCAAGAATGATGACTCCAGCGCATTGAGTGACTCGGAATGCCAACCGGCGAGTTGgagacataattattatagagATCATAATACTCATCACAATACTGAG GTGTACGTAGAACCTCCGTCACCGATAGAACTAAAGCCAGACCCGGCAGTGCTGAAGGAGGTGCAGAAGTCCCCTGGACACACGACGCACAGGCGGCAGGCAATTCGCACCAGCTCTCTAAACCTGGGGAAAGACGGACAGAA ATTTCGAGACAGAAGTTTGAAGAGAGATAAGTCGGCGTCGAGAAGTTCTGAACTCGAGGGTAGTCCGAATTCTGCTGGGTCGCGGTCACACGACGGTGACCAGGATGACGATGATGACAGCGTTGACAGCAAATCTAAGAA GAATAACATTCAGAGGTGGTATTCCTTCCGGACGACTACGCTGAACGGAGGTCCCAAGGCCCACAATACCCTGCAGCCAGTAACCAATCAAAAGGATCCGGAGGCCTATT TGTCTCGGCCAATGTCATCTTTATCCTGCGGGCAGCTACACATTCTCCGAAAACTGGCACTCCTTCGACTAACCGCGTGTATGGAGCGGTACTGCCCTTCACACAAGTCCGGTTGGAACTGGGAATTACCAAAGCTAATTAGAAAGATCAAGACTCCTGATTATAAAG ATAAAACCGTATTCGGCGTGCCGCTAACCGTGTCGCTGCAGAGGACAGGCCATTCTTTGCCCAAGCCCATACAGTGTGCGCTCAACTGGCTGAAAAACAACGCCCTCGACCAG ATGGGGATTTTTCGGAAAGCCGGCGTCAAGTCTCGAATAGCAAAGCTACGGACAATAGTGGAAAGCGCAGGGGCAGTGAACGCTGCCTTTGCTATCGAGAACATGAACACAGTGGACCCTCACCAGTCGAGCCTGAACTTTGACAGCGCGCAAGCGCACGACGTGGCTGATATGGTGAAACAGTACTTCAGGGAGCTGCCTGATGCGCTGCTGACGAATAAGCTTAGCGAGACGTTTATTGCGATATTTCAAC ACGTACCCGAACCTCTCAGGCCGGACGCGGTGCAGTGTGCATTACTCTTACTTCCCGAAGAACACTTGGAGGCGTTGCAGTCGCTACTCATATTCCTAGCTGAG GTTGCGGAGCATTCGGCCGTGAATCAAATGACAGCGTCTAACTTGGCTGTATGTTTGGCCCCTACTCTGCTGAGGCTACATCACGCGCCGCCTCAGACCGGTAGTACAAAGGAAGGAAATTCGAATAG AATGGTGATAGAAAGTGTGGCCGACCAGCGGCAAATCAGTGAAAGTCGCGCAGCTCATGCATGTCTCCTGCTACTGATTCAGAAGCATCAACAGTTGTTCCTGGCACCAGCAGACATGCTGGCGCGATGCAAGTTCAACTACTTCGAGGAGAGTGTACCT GTAGCACTAGAAGAATTAGGAGCAGATTTCAACCAAGACTGGAAAGGTTTTCAACAAGCCTGCATCAAAGCTTTACTAAAAGAAgccaaagaaaa AACGAGAGGATGGATGTCAGTGTCCGGAGCAGCGCCGCACGTGGAGCTGTGCTGCAAGAAAGTCGGCGATGGTCACCCTCTGCGGCTGTGGAGGGCTACCACTGACGTGGAAGCACCGCCGCAGGAGGTCATGCAGAG AATTCTTCGCGAACGTCACATATGGGACGACTCGTTAGTGAAATGGCGGGTGGCAGAGAAGCTTGGCACGAACGCAGAAGTGTTCCAGTTCATAACCGCCTCGAGTATCAACTTACCGCCAAGAGATTACTGTGTTTTAAG ATCCTGGCAGCAAGGCGGCGggggtggcggcggcgggggcggCTGGTGCGCGGTGGCGGAGACGTCGGTGGCGCACGGCAGCCCGCCCGCGGACGGCTCGCGCGGCGTCGTGCTCGCCTCGCGCTACCTCGCGCAGCCCGCCGGCAAGGGCCGCAGCCGCCTCGTGCATCTGGCCAGGGTTGACACTAT GGGACGAACGCCAGAATGGTACAACAAATGTTACGGCCATATATGTGCGTTATATTTGGCTCGCATCCGGGCCTCGTTCAAACACAACACCGAGGACCAGAGTCGAATGTATGATCCAAGCATTCCACTTAAGCCGGCCAAATAG
- the LOC125230139 gene encoding rho GTPase-activating protein 7 isoform X2, which yields MSVPNLNIVQITEIEAAEACKWLRAAGFPQYAQMYEDLQFPIDVSGVQNDHPFLDADSLQSLFRRLTALNRCATMKLEHHHHQKRSNDSDDDQCALSDKWQYERKSRRWSRVVEITPQAQRRLQVIAARAIAEREAREARGEEEDDEDDTLPTIRVGLVDADGHYTDVEPDLLTVPGQPMIQLPSDKEDEEDNGTRFRRTGSERLRDGAKALLRRVESLKTRRRKRQNRTEVIVSSPHFLDTQTDRYPDLNYIDMTPTTPTAFPFPDFASSPLHAPAIRTQPPSPMTIMPPSPIAPLEQSFVLNPPFGDDSSSYASDGSMGSSNKSSKSKLGKAKRIFHRGIKNDDSSALSDSECQPASWRHNYYRDHNTHHNTEVYVEPPSPIELKPDPAVLKEVQKSPGHTTHRRQAIRTSSLNLGKDGQKFRDRSLKRDKSASRSSELEGSPNSAGSRSHDGDQDDDDDSVDSKSKKNNIQRWYSFRTTTLNGGPKAHNTLQPVTNQKDPEAYLSRPMSSLSCGQLHILRKLALLRLTACMERYCPSHKSGWNWELPKLIRKIKTPDYKDKTVFGVPLTVSLQRTGHSLPKPIQCALNWLKNNALDQMGIFRKAGVKSRIAKLRTIVESAGAVNAAFAIENMNTVDPHQSSLNFDSAQAHDVADMVKQYFRELPDALLTNKLSETFIAIFQHVPEPLRPDAVQCALLLLPEEHLEALQSLLIFLAEVAEHSAVNQMTASNLAVCLAPTLLRLHHAPPQTGSTKEGNSNRMVIESVADQRQISESRAAHACLLLLIQKHQQLFLAPADMLARCKFNYFEESVPVALEELGADFNQDWKGFQQACIKALLKEAKEKTRGWMSVSGAAPHVELCCKKVGDGHPLRLWRATTDVEAPPQEVMQRILRERHIWDDSLVKWRVAEKLGTNAEVFQFITASSINLPPRDYCVLRSWQQGGGGGGGGGGWCAVAETSVAHGSPPADGSRGVVLASRYLAQPAGKGRSRLVHLARVDTMGRTPEWYNKCYGHICALYLARIRASFKHNTEDQSRMYDPSIPLKPAK from the exons AACGACTCTGACGATGACCAGTGCGCGCTCAGCGACAAATGGCAGTACGAGAGGAAGTCGCGGCGGTGGTCGCGAGTCGTCGAGATCACGCCGCAGGCGCAGAGGCGGTTACAG GTGATAGCCGCAAGAGCGATAGCAGAGAGAGAGGCCAGAGAAGCGAGAGGGGaagaggaggatgatgaggacGACACTCTGCCCACCATCAGGGTTGGACTGGTCGACGCTGATGGCCACTACACAGATGTTGAACCTGACTT aCTAACAGTACCAGGCCAACCAATGATACAGTTACCAAGTGACAAAGAAGATGAAGAAGATAACGGCACTAGATTTAGAAGAACGGGCTCAGAACGACTCCGGGACGGCGCAAAAGCCTTGCTCAGACGAGTAGAATCTCTCAAGACTAGGAGAAGAAAACGGCAAAACAGAACCGAAGTCATCGTCTCCTCTCCTCACTTCTTAGATACACAAACAGATCGATATCCAGATTTAAATTATATCGACATGACTCCCACAACTCCTACAGCGTTTCCTTTTCCAGATTTTGCTAGTTCTCCTTTACATGCACCAGCTATTCGAACTCAACCTCCTTCACCTATGACCATTATGCCACCATCTCCCATCGCTCCTCTGGAGCAGTCTTTTGTTTTAAATCCTCCTTTTGGCGATGATAGCTCTAGTTATGCGTCAGATGGAAGTATGGGGTCAAGTAATAAGAGTTCTAAGTCAAAATTGGGAAAGGCGAAGCGGATATTTCACAGAGGGATCAAGAATGATGACTCCAGCGCATTGAGTGACTCGGAATGCCAACCGGCGAGTTGgagacataattattatagagATCATAATACTCATCACAATACTGAG GTGTACGTAGAACCTCCGTCACCGATAGAACTAAAGCCAGACCCGGCAGTGCTGAAGGAGGTGCAGAAGTCCCCTGGACACACGACGCACAGGCGGCAGGCAATTCGCACCAGCTCTCTAAACCTGGGGAAAGACGGACAGAA ATTTCGAGACAGAAGTTTGAAGAGAGATAAGTCGGCGTCGAGAAGTTCTGAACTCGAGGGTAGTCCGAATTCTGCTGGGTCGCGGTCACACGACGGTGACCAGGATGACGATGATGACAGCGTTGACAGCAAATCTAAGAA GAATAACATTCAGAGGTGGTATTCCTTCCGGACGACTACGCTGAACGGAGGTCCCAAGGCCCACAATACCCTGCAGCCAGTAACCAATCAAAAGGATCCGGAGGCCTATT TGTCTCGGCCAATGTCATCTTTATCCTGCGGGCAGCTACACATTCTCCGAAAACTGGCACTCCTTCGACTAACCGCGTGTATGGAGCGGTACTGCCCTTCACACAAGTCCGGTTGGAACTGGGAATTACCAAAGCTAATTAGAAAGATCAAGACTCCTGATTATAAAG ATAAAACCGTATTCGGCGTGCCGCTAACCGTGTCGCTGCAGAGGACAGGCCATTCTTTGCCCAAGCCCATACAGTGTGCGCTCAACTGGCTGAAAAACAACGCCCTCGACCAG ATGGGGATTTTTCGGAAAGCCGGCGTCAAGTCTCGAATAGCAAAGCTACGGACAATAGTGGAAAGCGCAGGGGCAGTGAACGCTGCCTTTGCTATCGAGAACATGAACACAGTGGACCCTCACCAGTCGAGCCTGAACTTTGACAGCGCGCAAGCGCACGACGTGGCTGATATGGTGAAACAGTACTTCAGGGAGCTGCCTGATGCGCTGCTGACGAATAAGCTTAGCGAGACGTTTATTGCGATATTTCAAC ACGTACCCGAACCTCTCAGGCCGGACGCGGTGCAGTGTGCATTACTCTTACTTCCCGAAGAACACTTGGAGGCGTTGCAGTCGCTACTCATATTCCTAGCTGAG GTTGCGGAGCATTCGGCCGTGAATCAAATGACAGCGTCTAACTTGGCTGTATGTTTGGCCCCTACTCTGCTGAGGCTACATCACGCGCCGCCTCAGACCGGTAGTACAAAGGAAGGAAATTCGAATAG AATGGTGATAGAAAGTGTGGCCGACCAGCGGCAAATCAGTGAAAGTCGCGCAGCTCATGCATGTCTCCTGCTACTGATTCAGAAGCATCAACAGTTGTTCCTGGCACCAGCAGACATGCTGGCGCGATGCAAGTTCAACTACTTCGAGGAGAGTGTACCT GTAGCACTAGAAGAATTAGGAGCAGATTTCAACCAAGACTGGAAAGGTTTTCAACAAGCCTGCATCAAAGCTTTACTAAAAGAAgccaaagaaaa AACGAGAGGATGGATGTCAGTGTCCGGAGCAGCGCCGCACGTGGAGCTGTGCTGCAAGAAAGTCGGCGATGGTCACCCTCTGCGGCTGTGGAGGGCTACCACTGACGTGGAAGCACCGCCGCAGGAGGTCATGCAGAG AATTCTTCGCGAACGTCACATATGGGACGACTCGTTAGTGAAATGGCGGGTGGCAGAGAAGCTTGGCACGAACGCAGAAGTGTTCCAGTTCATAACCGCCTCGAGTATCAACTTACCGCCAAGAGATTACTGTGTTTTAAG ATCCTGGCAGCAAGGCGGCGggggtggcggcggcgggggcggCTGGTGCGCGGTGGCGGAGACGTCGGTGGCGCACGGCAGCCCGCCCGCGGACGGCTCGCGCGGCGTCGTGCTCGCCTCGCGCTACCTCGCGCAGCCCGCCGGCAAGGGCCGCAGCCGCCTCGTGCATCTGGCCAGGGTTGACACTAT GGGACGAACGCCAGAATGGTACAACAAATGTTACGGCCATATATGTGCGTTATATTTGGCTCGCATCCGGGCCTCGTTCAAACACAACACCGAGGACCAGAGTCGAATGTATGATCCAAGCATTCCACTTAAGCCGGCCAAATAG
- the LOC125230139 gene encoding rho GTPase-activating protein 7 isoform X1: protein MSFDADMSIISDLRWLQDEELFALSLQNEIEAAEACKWLRAAGFPQYAQMYEDLQFPIDVSGVQNDHPFLDADSLQSLFRRLTALNRCATMKLEHHHHQKRSNDSDDDQCALSDKWQYERKSRRWSRVVEITPQAQRRLQVIAARAIAEREAREARGEEEDDEDDTLPTIRVGLVDADGHYTDVEPDLLTVPGQPMIQLPSDKEDEEDNGTRFRRTGSERLRDGAKALLRRVESLKTRRRKRQNRTEVIVSSPHFLDTQTDRYPDLNYIDMTPTTPTAFPFPDFASSPLHAPAIRTQPPSPMTIMPPSPIAPLEQSFVLNPPFGDDSSSYASDGSMGSSNKSSKSKLGKAKRIFHRGIKNDDSSALSDSECQPASWRHNYYRDHNTHHNTEVYVEPPSPIELKPDPAVLKEVQKSPGHTTHRRQAIRTSSLNLGKDGQKFRDRSLKRDKSASRSSELEGSPNSAGSRSHDGDQDDDDDSVDSKSKKNNIQRWYSFRTTTLNGGPKAHNTLQPVTNQKDPEAYLSRPMSSLSCGQLHILRKLALLRLTACMERYCPSHKSGWNWELPKLIRKIKTPDYKDKTVFGVPLTVSLQRTGHSLPKPIQCALNWLKNNALDQMGIFRKAGVKSRIAKLRTIVESAGAVNAAFAIENMNTVDPHQSSLNFDSAQAHDVADMVKQYFRELPDALLTNKLSETFIAIFQHVPEPLRPDAVQCALLLLPEEHLEALQSLLIFLAEVAEHSAVNQMTASNLAVCLAPTLLRLHHAPPQTGSTKEGNSNRMVIESVADQRQISESRAAHACLLLLIQKHQQLFLAPADMLARCKFNYFEESVPVALEELGADFNQDWKGFQQACIKALLKEAKEKTRGWMSVSGAAPHVELCCKKVGDGHPLRLWRATTDVEAPPQEVMQRILRERHIWDDSLVKWRVAEKLGTNAEVFQFITASSINLPPRDYCVLRSWQQGGGGGGGGGGWCAVAETSVAHGSPPADGSRGVVLASRYLAQPAGKGRSRLVHLARVDTMGRTPEWYNKCYGHICALYLARIRASFKHNTEDQSRMYDPSIPLKPAK, encoded by the exons AACGACTCTGACGATGACCAGTGCGCGCTCAGCGACAAATGGCAGTACGAGAGGAAGTCGCGGCGGTGGTCGCGAGTCGTCGAGATCACGCCGCAGGCGCAGAGGCGGTTACAG GTGATAGCCGCAAGAGCGATAGCAGAGAGAGAGGCCAGAGAAGCGAGAGGGGaagaggaggatgatgaggacGACACTCTGCCCACCATCAGGGTTGGACTGGTCGACGCTGATGGCCACTACACAGATGTTGAACCTGACTT aCTAACAGTACCAGGCCAACCAATGATACAGTTACCAAGTGACAAAGAAGATGAAGAAGATAACGGCACTAGATTTAGAAGAACGGGCTCAGAACGACTCCGGGACGGCGCAAAAGCCTTGCTCAGACGAGTAGAATCTCTCAAGACTAGGAGAAGAAAACGGCAAAACAGAACCGAAGTCATCGTCTCCTCTCCTCACTTCTTAGATACACAAACAGATCGATATCCAGATTTAAATTATATCGACATGACTCCCACAACTCCTACAGCGTTTCCTTTTCCAGATTTTGCTAGTTCTCCTTTACATGCACCAGCTATTCGAACTCAACCTCCTTCACCTATGACCATTATGCCACCATCTCCCATCGCTCCTCTGGAGCAGTCTTTTGTTTTAAATCCTCCTTTTGGCGATGATAGCTCTAGTTATGCGTCAGATGGAAGTATGGGGTCAAGTAATAAGAGTTCTAAGTCAAAATTGGGAAAGGCGAAGCGGATATTTCACAGAGGGATCAAGAATGATGACTCCAGCGCATTGAGTGACTCGGAATGCCAACCGGCGAGTTGgagacataattattatagagATCATAATACTCATCACAATACTGAG GTGTACGTAGAACCTCCGTCACCGATAGAACTAAAGCCAGACCCGGCAGTGCTGAAGGAGGTGCAGAAGTCCCCTGGACACACGACGCACAGGCGGCAGGCAATTCGCACCAGCTCTCTAAACCTGGGGAAAGACGGACAGAA ATTTCGAGACAGAAGTTTGAAGAGAGATAAGTCGGCGTCGAGAAGTTCTGAACTCGAGGGTAGTCCGAATTCTGCTGGGTCGCGGTCACACGACGGTGACCAGGATGACGATGATGACAGCGTTGACAGCAAATCTAAGAA GAATAACATTCAGAGGTGGTATTCCTTCCGGACGACTACGCTGAACGGAGGTCCCAAGGCCCACAATACCCTGCAGCCAGTAACCAATCAAAAGGATCCGGAGGCCTATT TGTCTCGGCCAATGTCATCTTTATCCTGCGGGCAGCTACACATTCTCCGAAAACTGGCACTCCTTCGACTAACCGCGTGTATGGAGCGGTACTGCCCTTCACACAAGTCCGGTTGGAACTGGGAATTACCAAAGCTAATTAGAAAGATCAAGACTCCTGATTATAAAG ATAAAACCGTATTCGGCGTGCCGCTAACCGTGTCGCTGCAGAGGACAGGCCATTCTTTGCCCAAGCCCATACAGTGTGCGCTCAACTGGCTGAAAAACAACGCCCTCGACCAG ATGGGGATTTTTCGGAAAGCCGGCGTCAAGTCTCGAATAGCAAAGCTACGGACAATAGTGGAAAGCGCAGGGGCAGTGAACGCTGCCTTTGCTATCGAGAACATGAACACAGTGGACCCTCACCAGTCGAGCCTGAACTTTGACAGCGCGCAAGCGCACGACGTGGCTGATATGGTGAAACAGTACTTCAGGGAGCTGCCTGATGCGCTGCTGACGAATAAGCTTAGCGAGACGTTTATTGCGATATTTCAAC ACGTACCCGAACCTCTCAGGCCGGACGCGGTGCAGTGTGCATTACTCTTACTTCCCGAAGAACACTTGGAGGCGTTGCAGTCGCTACTCATATTCCTAGCTGAG GTTGCGGAGCATTCGGCCGTGAATCAAATGACAGCGTCTAACTTGGCTGTATGTTTGGCCCCTACTCTGCTGAGGCTACATCACGCGCCGCCTCAGACCGGTAGTACAAAGGAAGGAAATTCGAATAG AATGGTGATAGAAAGTGTGGCCGACCAGCGGCAAATCAGTGAAAGTCGCGCAGCTCATGCATGTCTCCTGCTACTGATTCAGAAGCATCAACAGTTGTTCCTGGCACCAGCAGACATGCTGGCGCGATGCAAGTTCAACTACTTCGAGGAGAGTGTACCT GTAGCACTAGAAGAATTAGGAGCAGATTTCAACCAAGACTGGAAAGGTTTTCAACAAGCCTGCATCAAAGCTTTACTAAAAGAAgccaaagaaaa AACGAGAGGATGGATGTCAGTGTCCGGAGCAGCGCCGCACGTGGAGCTGTGCTGCAAGAAAGTCGGCGATGGTCACCCTCTGCGGCTGTGGAGGGCTACCACTGACGTGGAAGCACCGCCGCAGGAGGTCATGCAGAG AATTCTTCGCGAACGTCACATATGGGACGACTCGTTAGTGAAATGGCGGGTGGCAGAGAAGCTTGGCACGAACGCAGAAGTGTTCCAGTTCATAACCGCCTCGAGTATCAACTTACCGCCAAGAGATTACTGTGTTTTAAG ATCCTGGCAGCAAGGCGGCGggggtggcggcggcgggggcggCTGGTGCGCGGTGGCGGAGACGTCGGTGGCGCACGGCAGCCCGCCCGCGGACGGCTCGCGCGGCGTCGTGCTCGCCTCGCGCTACCTCGCGCAGCCCGCCGGCAAGGGCCGCAGCCGCCTCGTGCATCTGGCCAGGGTTGACACTAT GGGACGAACGCCAGAATGGTACAACAAATGTTACGGCCATATATGTGCGTTATATTTGGCTCGCATCCGGGCCTCGTTCAAACACAACACCGAGGACCAGAGTCGAATGTATGATCCAAGCATTCCACTTAAGCCGGCCAAATAG